One stretch of Corynebacterium imitans DNA includes these proteins:
- a CDS encoding glucose PTS transporter subunit IIA — MAKTKASLQEQAADILAGIGGPDNVVSMSHCATRLRFELADASAADKERLEANPKVMGAVPQGGSHYQVIIGGDVANVYNEIKALPEMRGAKQLSDADVKAQNRAKAKGKVPWLDAFFEYLSDSFRPILGVLLGASLVIAAAAVIDALGLVDFRAEVKTPTWQFVDAMWRSVFYFLPVMVAYNAGKKLRIDGWVPAAVMFALFTPEFTGLAEHPDAIVSQNALLGSEVARVTVFGAPMLLPEYGGNVFVPLIMAAIAALVYKGFQKLIPSAVHMVFVPFLTLLVMIPFTALVIGPLGYALGAWIGVGLAWLNGNAPFVFAILIPMLYPFLVPLGLHWPLNALMLVNIQTLGYDFIQGPMGAWNFACFGATAAVFAISLRDKDPLMRQTAGSALAAGLFGGISEPSLYGIHLRFKRIYPRMLVGCFAGGLTIAILGTPFGGVQTSAFVFTSLLTIPVFSPAWVYVIAIAVAFFTAFTIIFITDYRTPEEKAEALARRAAAEEEAQAEAEPETAAEPEPAAEPAPVPAAAPAATKEVLAPLAGASVAMDKLADAAFASGTLGHAVGITPQADHATVVAPVDGKVISVAKTGHAYGIKTADGVEVLVHIGIDTVKLKGEGFAPVAEKKQQIRAGEPLAEVDFASIIDAGVDPTVITTVVNSKTLAAVDDLAADTVAEGQPILGVTK; from the coding sequence ATGGCAAAGACAAAAGCGAGCCTGCAGGAGCAGGCCGCTGACATCCTCGCCGGAATCGGCGGGCCCGACAACGTCGTGAGCATGTCGCACTGCGCGACGCGCTTGCGCTTCGAGCTTGCCGACGCCTCGGCGGCCGACAAGGAACGCCTCGAAGCAAACCCCAAGGTGATGGGTGCGGTTCCGCAGGGCGGCAGCCACTACCAGGTCATCATCGGCGGCGATGTGGCCAACGTGTACAACGAGATCAAGGCCCTGCCCGAGATGCGCGGGGCGAAGCAGCTTAGCGACGCCGACGTCAAAGCCCAAAACCGCGCCAAGGCCAAGGGCAAGGTGCCGTGGCTGGACGCCTTCTTCGAGTACCTTTCCGATTCCTTCCGTCCGATCCTGGGCGTGCTGCTGGGTGCCTCGCTGGTCATCGCGGCTGCCGCGGTCATCGACGCGCTCGGCCTGGTCGACTTCCGCGCCGAGGTCAAGACGCCGACCTGGCAGTTCGTCGACGCCATGTGGCGCTCCGTGTTCTACTTCCTGCCGGTGATGGTGGCCTACAACGCGGGCAAGAAGCTGCGTATCGACGGCTGGGTCCCCGCCGCGGTCATGTTCGCACTGTTTACCCCGGAGTTCACCGGGCTGGCGGAGCACCCGGACGCGATCGTGTCGCAAAACGCGCTGCTTGGCAGCGAGGTCGCGCGCGTGACCGTCTTCGGCGCGCCGATGCTGCTTCCTGAGTACGGCGGCAACGTCTTTGTCCCGCTGATCATGGCTGCCATCGCGGCGCTGGTGTACAAGGGCTTCCAGAAGCTCATCCCGTCCGCGGTCCACATGGTGTTTGTCCCCTTCCTCACGCTTTTGGTGATGATCCCCTTTACCGCCCTGGTCATCGGGCCGCTCGGCTACGCGCTCGGCGCGTGGATCGGCGTCGGCCTGGCGTGGCTCAACGGCAACGCGCCCTTCGTCTTTGCCATCCTGATCCCGATGCTCTACCCGTTCCTGGTGCCGCTGGGCCTGCACTGGCCGCTCAACGCCCTGATGCTGGTGAACATCCAAACGCTTGGCTACGACTTCATCCAGGGCCCGATGGGCGCGTGGAACTTCGCCTGCTTCGGCGCGACCGCCGCTGTGTTCGCCATCTCGCTGCGTGACAAGGACCCGCTCATGCGTCAGACCGCCGGTTCCGCGCTGGCAGCCGGCCTGTTCGGCGGTATTTCCGAGCCTTCGCTCTACGGCATCCACCTGCGTTTCAAGCGCATCTACCCGCGCATGCTGGTGGGCTGCTTCGCCGGTGGTCTGACCATCGCGATCCTGGGCACCCCGTTCGGCGGCGTGCAGACCAGCGCGTTCGTGTTCACCTCGCTGCTGACCATCCCGGTCTTCAGCCCGGCGTGGGTCTACGTCATCGCGATCGCGGTGGCCTTCTTCACCGCGTTCACGATCATCTTCATCACTGACTACCGCACTCCGGAGGAGAAGGCGGAGGCGCTCGCACGCCGCGCCGCCGCGGAAGAAGAGGCTCAGGCTGAGGCCGAGCCGGAGACTGCAGCCGAACCGGAGCCCGCAGCCGAGCCTGCGCCCGTGCCTGCCGCAGCGCCCGCTGCCACCAAGGAGGTGCTCGCCCCGCTCGCTGGTGCCTCGGTAGCCATGGACAAGCTTGCCGACGCCGCCTTCGCCTCCGGCACCCTCGGCCACGCCGTGGGCATCACACCGCAGGCCGATCACGCGACCGTGGTCGCCCCGGTCGACGGCAAGGTCATCTCGGTGGCCAAGACAGGCCACGCCTACGGCATCAAGACCGCCGACGGCGTGGAGGTGCTGGTCCACATCGGCATCGACACCGTCAAGCTGAAGGGCGAGGGCTTTGCCCCGGTCGCGGAGAAGAAGCAGCAGATCCGCGCCGGTGAGCCGCTGGCTGAGGTGGACTTCGCCTCGATCATCGACGCCGGCGTCGATCCGACCGTGATCACCACCGTGGTCAACTCCAAGACGCTTGCTGCCGTCGACGATCTGGCAGCTGACACGGTCGCAGAGGGCCAGCCGATCCTCGGCGTGACCAAGTAG